In Aestuariibaculum lutulentum, one DNA window encodes the following:
- a CDS encoding ion transporter, whose translation MVEINNSKRSKFYALFIQLLILISIIIFSIETIPDLKPHTRKVLHYVDLFIVAVFTIEYFLRIYLARHKFKFIFSFFGLIDLLAILPFYLSIGVDLRALRALRFLSVFRILKLIRYSKAIHHFVRAIKSAKEEILLFIFATLILIFFSAVGIYYFEHEQQPEYFSSVFDSLWWAVITLTTVGYGDVYPITVGGRIFTFFILMIGLGIIAIPTAIISAALTKSMDRKGEK comes from the coding sequence ATGGTTGAAATAAATAATAGCAAAAGAAGTAAATTCTATGCGTTATTTATTCAACTGTTGATTTTGATATCGATAATCATTTTTTCAATTGAAACCATTCCAGATTTAAAACCGCATACCCGAAAGGTTCTGCATTATGTAGATCTTTTTATTGTAGCAGTTTTTACAATTGAATATTTTCTTAGAATTTATTTAGCCAGACATAAGTTTAAATTTATTTTTAGTTTTTTTGGACTTATAGACTTGCTGGCTATTCTGCCTTTTTATCTTTCTATTGGCGTCGATTTACGTGCTTTAAGAGCATTGCGTTTTCTTAGTGTATTCCGGATATTAAAGCTAATACGTTACAGTAAGGCTATACATCATTTTGTAAGAGCCATTAAGTCGGCGAAGGAAGAAATTTTACTATTTATTTTTGCTACCCTTATTTTAATATTCTTTTCGGCGGTCGGTATTTATTATTTCGAGCATGAACAACAACCTGAATATTTTTCATCTGTATTTGACAGTCTTTGGTGGGCTGTTATTACTTTAACAACCGTTGGGTATGGCGATGTATATCCTATAACGGTTGGTGGACGTATTTTTACCTTTTTTATTTTAATGATAGGCCTTGGAATAATTGCCATTCCGACGGCTATTATTTCTGCGGCACTCACAAAATCAATGGATAGAAAAGGAGAAAAGTAA
- the obgE gene encoding GTPase ObgE — MTEGNFVDYVKMYVSSGNGGKGSAHLHREKYIAKGGPDGGDGGRGGHVIVRGKSNLWTLLHLKFKKHIRAGHGEHGASARSFGADGEDVYIDVPLGTVIRDTESNEILFEITEDGQEKILAQGGKGGLGNWHFKSATNQTPRYAQPGMPLEEKYVTMELKVLADVGLVGFPNAGKSTLLSVVTSAKPKIADYEFTTLKPNLGIVKYRDYQTFVMADIPGIIEGAAEGRGLGHYFLRHIERNSILLFLIPADAEDIRKQYDILLDELRRYNPEMLDKERIIAISKCDMLDDELKAELKEELDNELPIPYMFISSVAQQGIQELKDKLWKMLND; from the coding sequence ATGACAGAAGGAAATTTCGTTGATTATGTAAAAATGTATGTGAGCTCGGGTAATGGAGGAAAAGGATCAGCACACTTACATCGCGAAAAATATATAGCTAAAGGTGGACCCGATGGAGGAGACGGTGGTCGTGGAGGTCATGTTATCGTTCGCGGAAAATCAAACCTATGGACCCTTCTGCATTTAAAGTTTAAAAAACACATTCGTGCCGGTCATGGAGAGCATGGTGCTAGTGCACGTAGTTTTGGTGCCGATGGCGAAGATGTGTATATCGACGTGCCATTAGGAACGGTAATTCGTGATACTGAAAGCAATGAAATTCTTTTTGAGATTACCGAAGACGGACAAGAAAAAATATTAGCTCAAGGAGGTAAAGGTGGTTTAGGAAACTGGCATTTTAAAAGTGCTACAAACCAGACACCTCGTTACGCACAACCTGGAATGCCTCTTGAGGAAAAATATGTAACCATGGAGCTTAAGGTGCTTGCCGATGTTGGATTGGTAGGTTTCCCTAATGCAGGTAAGTCAACATTATTGTCTGTGGTAACCTCGGCAAAGCCAAAAATTGCAGATTACGAGTTTACAACCTTGAAACCTAATTTAGGAATCGTAAAATATCGCGATTATCAAACCTTTGTGATGGCTGATATTCCTGGAATTATAGAAGGAGCAGCCGAAGGTCGTGGTTTAGGGCATTACTTTTTACGCCATATTGAACGTAACTCTATTCTATTATTTTTAATTCCAGCCGATGCTGAAGATATTAGAAAACAATACGATATTTTGTTAGACGAATTGCGTCGTTACAATCCTGAAATGCTTGACAAAGAGCGCATCATAGCCATATCAAAATGTGATATGCTGGATGATGAGTTAAAAGCAGAATTAAAGGAGGAATTAGACAACGAATTACCAATACCTTATATGTTTATTTCATCGGTAGCACAGCAAGGTATTCAGGAACTTAAAGACAAGCTTTGGAAAATGTTGAATGATTAA